From the Nitrospirota bacterium genome, one window contains:
- a CDS encoding cytochrome C: CGSCHNPHDNSNGTFLRVTNSGSGLCLKCHIK; encoded by the coding sequence AGTGCGGAAGCTGTCACAACCCGCATGATAACTCAAACGGCACATTCTTAAGGGTAACAAACAGCGGCAGCGGACTTTGCTTAAAGTGCCACATAAAGTAA
- a CDS encoding radical SAM protein translates to MLNPPYGKDFCRSARWAAKSRGRVQRHPDWMLIAAAVLENAGHEVKFVDGAALNLERDEIKNSIQDFSPSMLVIHTTTPSIYNDILYASLAKEVCKPVTVLIGAHVSAEFEDTFRISNGAVDIIALGEYDYTLRDIASGKPVKDIEGLAYQEKGAVIKTPERPMLDVRELPFPAWRHIKPEWYQDAGKRFPFLTLISGRGCFARCTFCRDTPVMYGRRLRLREPAQVVDEMEYDIKLFPYIREIMFETDTFTASRGHVEGVCEGILKRGLKISWSCNARVDIDLSLLPLMKKAGCRMLMVGFEFGTQKALDSVEKGTKLEQARRFAEEASRLGFIIHGCFMIGAPGETKETARATIEFAKSLPVDTIQISGICTYPGTEMYKWAKDKGYLVPKDWREWVNNELEQCTLLSYPQLSKDEIDRLIDAGLKSFYLRPKQMLRMALNMRNIGDVKRKLYGLKSFLGYFKKEGAISR, encoded by the coding sequence ATGCTTAATCCGCCATATGGAAAGGATTTTTGCCGCTCAGCCAGATGGGCTGCGAAATCCCGGGGCAGGGTGCAAAGACACCCTGACTGGATGCTTATTGCCGCGGCAGTGCTTGAAAACGCAGGCCATGAGGTTAAATTTGTTGACGGCGCGGCGTTGAATCTTGAGCGTGATGAGATTAAAAATAGTATTCAGGATTTTTCTCCTTCAATGCTTGTCATTCACACCACGACGCCGTCTATTTATAATGATATTTTGTATGCATCCCTTGCAAAAGAAGTCTGCAAGCCGGTTACTGTTTTAATAGGGGCGCATGTGTCGGCTGAGTTTGAAGACACCTTTAGAATATCAAACGGCGCCGTAGATATAATCGCCCTCGGTGAGTACGACTATACACTCAGGGATATAGCATCAGGGAAACCCGTGAAAGACATTGAGGGCCTTGCATATCAGGAAAAAGGCGCAGTCATTAAGACGCCGGAAAGACCCATGCTTGATGTCAGGGAACTCCCTTTTCCAGCATGGCGCCATATAAAACCAGAGTGGTATCAGGATGCAGGCAAGAGGTTTCCGTTTTTGACCCTTATTTCAGGGCGGGGCTGTTTTGCCAGATGCACGTTCTGCCGCGATACGCCTGTAATGTACGGCAGGAGGCTCAGGTTAAGAGAGCCTGCACAGGTGGTTGATGAGATGGAGTATGACATAAAACTTTTTCCATATATAAGGGAAATTATGTTTGAAACAGATACATTTACAGCCTCGCGCGGACATGTGGAAGGCGTGTGCGAGGGAATCCTCAAACGAGGATTGAAAATTTCATGGAGCTGTAATGCAAGAGTGGATATAGACTTATCCCTCTTGCCCCTTATGAAAAAGGCAGGCTGTAGGATGCTGATGGTAGGCTTTGAATTCGGCACGCAGAAAGCGCTTGATTCCGTAGAAAAGGGCACTAAGCTGGAGCAGGCTCGGCGTTTTGCCGAAGAGGCAAGCAGGTTAGGATTTATCATACATGGGTGTTTTATGATTGGAGCTCCCGGAGAGACCAAAGAGACGGCAAGGGCGACAATAGAATTTGCAAAATCCCTTCCGGTGGATACGATTCAGATTTCAGGCATCTGCACTTATCCCGGAACGGAAATGTATAAATGGGCAAAGGACAAGGGCTATCTCGTTCCCAAAGACTGGAGGGAATGGGTTAACAACGAGCTTGAACAATGCACCCTCCTGAGCTATCCGCAGCTTTCCAAGGATGAGATAGACAGGCTGATTGACGCGGGATTGAAGTCTTTTTATTTAAGGCCCAAGCAGATGTTAAGGATGGCTTTAAACATGAGAAATATAGGAGATGTAAAGAGGAAGTTATACGGCTTAAAGAGCTTTTTAGGATATTTCAAAAAGGAAGGAGCAATAAGCAGATGA
- a CDS encoding radical SAM protein encodes MKVMLIDPPGFMGHPIGRILGSFGTNKADQAWPPYDLQIMAGYCRKNGHNFRLLDANNLKLSYEDVFNEIKIYSPDWVIYLTCFPNFILDAQVASAAKRADRNIKTACMSLSIYSVQSPEVQLSKLPDLDFIAWGEPEVPLMQLINGVEPQNVKGIYYRDVNGGINFTGEAQKAVNLDDLGVPVHSVLPINIYKCPVSLSRPMTIVNCSRGCANWCVHCQAGAFQRPVRYRSVDNVLEELREIKSLGIREIKFYDCSLPTNAEFTKQLCSRMISEKFGFTWNCNARAEMLNEDLLKIMKAAGCHSISIGCESSDPQVLKNMRKNETPQQIEDAVRLVKRMGLRVLMYLTFGLEGETKKTMEETYKFAKRLKPEFVTFGIVVPAPGTPFYNSLEKKGQLRNKDLEWQDPNALPSFAYPSLSPEEILNFTRAAYRSYYFDTGYILNRIKTLRSFTEFKAGVTNALKMARRYIVERVK; translated from the coding sequence ATGAAGGTAATGTTAATTGACCCGCCCGGTTTTATGGGGCATCCGATAGGCCGCATTCTGGGCAGTTTCGGCACAAACAAGGCTGACCAGGCATGGCCCCCTTATGATTTGCAGATAATGGCAGGATACTGCAGAAAAAACGGGCATAATTTCAGGCTGTTAGACGCAAATAACTTAAAACTGTCGTATGAAGATGTATTTAATGAAATAAAGATATACAGCCCTGACTGGGTTATCTATCTGACCTGCTTCCCTAATTTTATCCTTGACGCTCAGGTGGCGTCTGCCGCCAAGAGGGCTGACCGTAATATTAAGACAGCCTGCATGTCCCTGTCCATTTACAGCGTTCAGTCGCCTGAAGTTCAACTGTCCAAGCTGCCTGATTTAGATTTTATTGCGTGGGGCGAGCCTGAAGTTCCCCTTATGCAGTTGATTAACGGCGTGGAGCCTCAAAATGTTAAGGGTATATACTACAGGGATGTAAACGGTGGAATTAATTTTACCGGCGAAGCGCAGAAGGCTGTAAACCTTGACGATTTAGGCGTGCCTGTTCATTCTGTTTTGCCGATAAATATTTATAAATGTCCGGTGTCTCTCAGCCGCCCGATGACTATTGTCAATTGTTCAAGAGGGTGCGCTAACTGGTGTGTGCACTGCCAGGCCGGCGCTTTCCAGCGGCCGGTTCGTTACCGCTCGGTAGATAATGTTTTAGAAGAGCTCCGGGAGATTAAGTCGCTCGGCATAAGGGAGATCAAGTTTTATGACTGTTCACTGCCGACCAATGCCGAGTTTACAAAGCAATTGTGCAGCAGGATGATAAGTGAAAAATTTGGTTTTACATGGAATTGTAATGCCAGGGCGGAAATGCTGAATGAGGACCTACTGAAAATTATGAAAGCGGCCGGATGCCATTCAATAAGCATTGGCTGTGAGAGTTCAGACCCTCAAGTTCTGAAAAACATGCGCAAGAATGAAACGCCGCAGCAGATTGAAGACGCAGTCAGGCTGGTGAAAAGGATGGGCCTGCGTGTTTTAATGTATCTGACGTTTGGCCTTGAGGGAGAGACAAAGAAAACAATGGAAGAGACTTACAAGTTTGCCAAAAGGCTCAAGCCGGAGTTTGTAACATTCGGCATAGTGGTCCCTGCGCCCGGCACTCCGTTTTATAATTCTCTGGAAAAAAAGGGACAGTTGAGGAATAAGGATTTAGAATGGCAGGACCCCAATGCGCTGCCGTCTTTTGCCTACCCATCCCTGTCTCCGGAGGAGATTCTCAATTTTACCAGGGCGGCATACCGCAGTTATTATTTTGACACTGGCTATATATTAAACAGGATTAAAACCTTGAGGTCTTTCACTGAATTTAAGGCAGGGGTCACAAATGCGTTAAAGATGGCAAGGCGCTATATCGTAGAAAGAGTTAAGTGA
- a CDS encoding glycosyltransferase, giving the protein MAVVLITEEAIPPVQRFSLTQKIAEELADSGVPVYLISVRGRGEFKHKGVVHVSVDVPGWNLFAITQRIRANLKLCAETLWLCRRNNIKAVYGWWPIVFFARYAGGIRNVAADMPEFMDVMYRSFRKPLPLLMGAALRIFQKAAAKACKFIVTESDIARAVWCSRGVPYEKTYALPYGVEADVFSSAKPAGFRLENNIKDDEIMILYHGDIGIDDGVDVLIRAANNLPVKVVLAGGGERKYMNYLRTLAASNILFTGWIPYSIMPEVVASADICAAPFRSSLYTNSTCPLKPMEAMAAGKALVVSDLHTFSGYVADGVDCRLVRPGDVDSLRSVISELISNPEERRRLGENAKKSAREKFDWRIRVKKEASILIELAAKC; this is encoded by the coding sequence ATGGCGGTTGTACTGATAACGGAGGAGGCCATCCCGCCTGTCCAGAGGTTTTCCCTGACACAAAAAATAGCCGAAGAGCTTGCAGACTCAGGAGTGCCCGTTTACCTTATCAGCGTCAGGGGCCGGGGCGAATTTAAGCATAAAGGGGTTGTACATGTATCCGTAGATGTGCCGGGCTGGAATCTTTTTGCTATCACACAGCGCATCCGCGCCAATCTGAAATTATGCGCAGAAACACTCTGGCTCTGCCGCCGGAATAATATTAAAGCAGTTTACGGATGGTGGCCGATAGTGTTTTTTGCCCGTTATGCAGGAGGTATCCGGAATGTTGCGGCTGATATGCCTGAATTTATGGATGTTATGTACAGGAGTTTCCGGAAGCCCCTGCCGTTATTAATGGGCGCGGCTCTGAGGATATTTCAAAAGGCAGCAGCAAAGGCATGTAAGTTTATTGTAACAGAATCAGATATAGCAAGGGCCGTCTGGTGCAGCAGGGGTGTGCCTTACGAAAAAACATATGCCCTTCCCTACGGCGTTGAAGCGGATGTTTTCAGTTCTGCAAAGCCGGCAGGTTTCCGTTTGGAAAATAATATAAAAGATGACGAGATTATGATTCTATACCACGGCGATATCGGCATTGACGACGGTGTTGACGTGCTTATACGGGCCGCAAACAATCTGCCGGTTAAAGTAGTGCTTGCAGGCGGCGGCGAACGGAAATACATGAATTACTTAAGAACCCTTGCCGCTTCCAATATATTGTTTACAGGCTGGATCCCATATAGCATAATGCCTGAGGTTGTGGCGTCCGCCGATATATGTGCGGCGCCTTTTAGAAGCTCGCTGTATACTAATTCTACCTGTCCCCTTAAGCCGATGGAGGCAATGGCTGCCGGAAAGGCTTTAGTTGTATCGGACCTGCATACATTTTCCGGCTATGTTGCAGACGGGGTTGACTGCAGGCTTGTAAGGCCGGGCGATGTGGACAGCCTCAGATCGGTTATATCGGAATTAATCTCCAATCCTGAGGAACGCAGGCGTCTTGGAGAGAATGCGAAGAAAAGCGCAAGGGAAAAATTTGATTGGCGTATCCGCGTAAAAAAAGAGGCGTCAATATTAATTGAGTTGGCTGCAAAATGCTGA